GTGGATTGTCGGCGCGACACCACTCGACCAGTGAGCTATTACGCACTCTTTAAATGATGGCTGCTTCTGAGCCAACATCCTGGCTGTCTGTGCAACGCCACCTCCTTGCCCACTTAGCCTGTACTTAGGGACCTTAGCTGATGGTCTGGGCTGTTTCCCTTTCGACCACGGAGCTTAGCCCCCGTAGTCTCACTCCCAGAGTTTACAGCAATGGCATTCGAAGTTTGGTTGAGTTCGGTAAGCTTTTCGCCCCCTAGCACATCCAGAGCCCTACCTCCAATGCTTATCTCTGAGGCTGTACCTGAATACATTTCGGGGAGAACCAGCTATCTCCAGGTTCGTTTGGCATTTCACCTCTATCCACAGTTCATCCCCCAATTTTGCAACATTGGTGAGTTCGAGCCTCCGCTCAAGATTTACCTGAGTTTCACTCTGACCATGGATAGCTCACCTGGTTTCGGGTCTAATCGATGCAACTGAATCGCCCTATTAAGACTCGCTTTCGCTGCGGCTCCATCGCTTAAACGACTTAACCTTGCTACACCGATTAACTCGCCGGATCATTCTTCAATAGGCACGCCATCATCCTTCCGAAGAAAGACTCTGACGGTTTGTAGGCACACGGTTTCAGGTTCTATTTCACTCCCCTCTCGGGGTTCTTTTCACCTTTCCCTCACGGTACTAGTACACTATCGGTCGTCAAGGGTATTTAGCCTTGGGATGTGGTCACCCCAGCTTCCCACAGGATTCCTCGTGTCCCGTGGTACTCAAGAACATGGAAGAAGCCTCCCTCTTTCGCTTACGGGATTATCACCCTCTTTGATGGGACTTTCCAGACACCTTCAGCTAGAGTTCGGTTTGTAACTTCTTGCCCCTACTCGGTCAGGGCATCCATGCCTTACAACACCGCAACCGCATAGGCTCCGAGGCCGTTAAGCAGTTACGGTTTGGGCTTTTCCCCTTTCGTTCGCCACTACTAAGGGAATAATCTCCTCTCCTCGGGGTACTTAGATGTTTCAGTTCCCCCGGTTACCTCTTCCCAGCCTATGTGTTCAGCTGGGAGTATCCTTCTTTCGGAAGGATGGGTTGCCCCATTCGGGAATCCACGGCTAAGCTTGATAGACAGCCAACCGAGGCTTATCGCAGTCATTCCGCGCCCTTCATCGGCCCTTGACGCCAAGGCATCCACCATGCGCCCTTAATAACTTGACCTACACTAACAGGTGGGTATACCTCTTATTCTCTTCGCGACTATATTCAGTTTTTAAGGTACCTCTCACAAAAAGAGACGGCTTGATGTGAGCCGTCTCGATAAAGACTACATCAGGCCTTGCCTAGCTCACGTATTCAATTGGCCCTCATTTGATATATCACTGGACAGATATGGTATCACACATAATTTTACCTGTCAACACCTGAACGCAACGATTATTAAAGTATGGGCAGATACCTGTTTACTTCATAATCCGTTACCTGTGTGCGATACAGGTTCCATTCAATCTTCTTGTTTTGAATAAAGGTATTGAATACATGCTCCCCCAGAGCCTTCCTCAAAAGCTTGCTCCCCTCCGCACAGGAGATGGCCTCGGACAGGCTGCCGGGCAGGGTGCCGATGCCCCTGCGTTTCCTCTCCTGTTCCCCCATCTCAAAGACATTCTCCTCTACAGGAGCCGGCAGTGAATATTTCTTTTCTATGCCCTCAAGCCCCGCGGCCAGCATAACGGCGAACGTCAGATACGGATTGCACGCCGGATCGGGAGATCGGTACTCCAGCCTTGTAGCGTATTCCTTGCCCGGCTTGTATTCAGGTATGCGAACAAGGTCCGAGCGATTGCGCCGCGCCCATGATACGTACACCGGAGCCTCATAGCCGGGAACGAGCCTCTTGTAAGAATTTACCCACTGACTGGTTACAAGCGTAATCTCGGCTGAATGCTTAAGCAGCCCTGCCATGAAGTACTTCGCCGCCGGAGACAGGTTATACTTGTCCCTGGCGTCAAAGAAGGCGTTGCGCTTACCCTTGAACAGCGATTGGTGCACGTGCATGCCGCTGCCGTTAACGACAGCCATGGGTTTGGGCATGAACGTAGCGTAATAGCCGAACTGCTGCGCTATCTGCTTCACTACGAGGCGCAGGACCATGACGTTGTCCGCCATCTTCAGCGCTTCGTTATATCTGAGATCTATCTCGTATTGAGAGGGCGCGACCTCGTGATGGGAATACTCTACATGGATCCCCATATCCTGCAGCGCTATTATTGTATCGCGCCGCATGTTCGATGACGTATCGGAAGGATTCATATCGAAATATCCTTCCCGGTCTATAAGCTCAGCGCAATCCGATTTCTTGAAATAGAAATACTCCATCTCCGGCCCGACATAATACGTGTAGCCGAGTTCCGTCGCCCTTTTAACGTTCCTCTTAAGCACATATCTGGGATCGCCCTCGAAGGCCTCGCCGCCGGGCTTCTGCACGTCGCAGAACATCGCGGCCACAGCGAATTCACTGGGACGCCACGGGAGCATGCTGAAAGTAGTAGGGTCGGGCATGGCCACCATATCGCTCTCGTCGATACGCGCGAAACCCTCGATAGAAGAGCCGTCGAAGCCCATGCCGTCCTCCAGCGCCCGATCCAGCTCCTCCACCGTTATCGCCACGCTCTTCAGGAACCCCAGTATATCGGTGAACCAGAGCCGCACGAACCTCACTTTGTTCTCCTTTGCTTTGCGGAGAACGATTTCTTTCGCCGAGTCTTTTTTCTTCGTCATATCACACTTCCTGATTGAAAATATTAGATTATACTTACGGCTGACGCTTTGTCAATAGTAATTTCAAAATCCGACCGACCCCGCTACAGTCCTTGACCAGATCGGCTCTTTCCCAGGGACCGAGGCCTTGAGACCACGACGCCAGCGCCTCTCCCTGCGACGGCGCGATCTCGAGTAGAACCGCTCCGCCATTTCGAAGCTTACCCGGCGCGTCGATGATAAGTCTTCGTATAACATCGAGCCCATCCTCACCGCCGGACAACGCGACGCGCGGCTCGTAACCCCGTATCTCTTCGCTCAGCCCGCCCATCTCATCGTCCCTGATATACGGGAGGTTGGCCGCGATGATATCGACGGCCTGCGGCAGTGGGGCGAGAAGGTCGCCCTCCAACAGCTCGACACGAACGCCGTGCCTGATACAATTGAGAGTCGCGATATCCAGCGCCTGAGCCGATATATCCGTAGCGTAGACCTTCGCCTTGGGAAACAGGTGCGCCAGCGATATCGCGACGGCCCCGCTGCCCGTTCCTATGTCGGCGATGACGGGATAATCGTTAGGGAAATTGCTGCGGATATATGCGACCGATTCCTCAACCAGCGTCTCCGTCTCCGGCCTTGGAATGAGCACGCCGGGCGCCACGTAGAAATCCAGCCCGTAGAACTCGCGATGGCCCAGTATATAAGCGGACGGCTCCTTCGCGAGTCGGCGAGTGACCAGCCGAGACAACGAGCTTTTGTATCGTGACGGCAGGTCGTCTTCGAGCCCGACATATAGACCGACGCGATCGATATCCATGGCATGCATCAAAAGCAGCTCCGCTTCGAGAGGAGCCTCTTCTACGGCGGCGGCGAGCTTTTTGGCGGTATCGTGCAGGGCTTCCTTTACCTTCACTAACTCTCCAGCACCCGCGCCTGCTCATCGGAGGCAAGCGCGTCGATAATCGGATCCAGATTTCCTTCCAGTATCGATTCGATGTTATGCAATGTCAGCCCGATGCGATGATCGGATACCCGCCCCTGCGGGAAATTGTACGTGCGTATCTTCTCCGACCTCTCCCCGGTCCCCACCTGCGAGCGCCGGTCCGCCGATATCTCCTCCTCCTGCCTGCGCCTTTCCTGGTCCAGGATGCGGGCGCGCATCACCGCCATAGCCTTGGTCTTGTTCTTGAGCTGCGAGCGCTCGTCCTGGCATACCGTGACGATGCCCGTGGGCAGGTGCGTTATCCTGACCGCGGTGGCCACCTTGTTCACGTTCTGTCCACCGTGGCCGCCTGCGCAATAAATATCGATCCGAAGGTCATCAGGATTAATCTTGATATCGACCTCCTCCGCTTCGGGAAGCACGGCCACGGTAACCGTAGACGTATGTATGCGCCCGCTCGACTCCGTTACGGGCACGCGCTGCACCCTGTGAACCCCCCTCTCCCACTTGAGGCGGCTGTAGGCCCCCCTGCCTTTGACCTCGAAGATGATCTCCTTGAATCCGCCGATGCCGCTCTGATTGCTGTCGATGACCTCGATCCCCCAGCGCTTCGTTTCAGCGTATCTGGTATACATACGGAACAGGTCCGCAGCGAACAAGCCGGCCTCGTCTCCGCCGGCGCCGGCGCGTATCTCGACTATGACATCCTTTTCATCATTCTTATCCTTGGGGATGAGCGCGGCGCGAAGCTCCTGCTCCAGCACCTGCTGGCGATTGCTCAGCTTTTCCATTTCCTCATCGATAAGGACGGACATCTCCTCATCCAGTCCCTTGGCCTTCATTGAGCGCGTGTCCTCAAGCTCCTTAAGAACCTTCTTATACT
The Dehalococcoidia bacterium genome window above contains:
- the prmC gene encoding peptide chain release factor N(5)-glutamine methyltransferase, with the translated sequence MKVKEALHDTAKKLAAAVEEAPLEAELLLMHAMDIDRVGLYVGLEDDLPSRYKSSLSRLVTRRLAKEPSAYILGHREFYGLDFYVAPGVLIPRPETETLVEESVAYIRSNFPNDYPVIADIGTGSGAVAISLAHLFPKAKVYATDISAQALDIATLNCIRHGVRVELLEGDLLAPLPQAVDIIAANLPYIRDDEMGGLSEEIRGYEPRVALSGGEDGLDVIRRLIIDAPGKLRNGGAVLLEIAPSQGEALASWSQGLGPWERADLVKDCSGVGRILKLLLTKRQP
- a CDS encoding glutamine synthetase family protein, with translation MTKKKDSAKEIVLRKAKENKVRFVRLWFTDILGFLKSVAITVEELDRALEDGMGFDGSSIEGFARIDESDMVAMPDPTTFSMLPWRPSEFAVAAMFCDVQKPGGEAFEGDPRYVLKRNVKRATELGYTYYVGPEMEYFYFKKSDCAELIDREGYFDMNPSDTSSNMRRDTIIALQDMGIHVEYSHHEVAPSQYEIDLRYNEALKMADNVMVLRLVVKQIAQQFGYYATFMPKPMAVVNGSGMHVHQSLFKGKRNAFFDARDKYNLSPAAKYFMAGLLKHSAEITLVTSQWVNSYKRLVPGYEAPVYVSWARRNRSDLVRIPEYKPGKEYATRLEYRSPDPACNPYLTFAVMLAAGLEGIEKKYSLPAPVEENVFEMGEQERKRRGIGTLPGSLSEAISCAEGSKLLRKALGEHVFNTFIQNKKIEWNLYRTQVTDYEVNRYLPIL
- the prfA gene encoding peptide chain release factor 1; this translates as MFDKLESIEKRYEELNQLMSQPEVISDLDKLQSLAKEQAWISDTVARFREYKKVLKELEDTRSMKAKGLDEEMSVLIDEEMEKLSNRQQVLEQELRAALIPKDKNDEKDVIVEIRAGAGGDEAGLFAADLFRMYTRYAETKRWGIEVIDSNQSGIGGFKEIIFEVKGRGAYSRLKWERGVHRVQRVPVTESSGRIHTSTVTVAVLPEAEEVDIKINPDDLRIDIYCAGGHGGQNVNKVATAVRITHLPTGIVTVCQDERSQLKNKTKAMAVMRARILDQERRRQEEEISADRRSQVGTGERSEKIRTYNFPQGRVSDHRIGLTLHNIESILEGNLDPIIDALASDEQARVLES